From Amycolatopsis sp. cg9, one genomic window encodes:
- a CDS encoding OmpL47-type beta-barrel domain-containing protein, with protein MSPRLIAVLLTAFLALLGLATPAVAAPVQTLTWTGNNSTTEYASAPTGALPGETTIVFENSEATGNTTGMSHTLTFDTSTPGYNHDVSLNILANPFDPQNGRHEAVVTLTPGKYRYFCTIPGHTAMVGEFVVSDGTGDTTPPVVTAAVAGDRDPSGNYIESATVSLSATDAGSGVASVEYQLDGGAWTAYSAPVVVTAVGMHMLHHRATDVAGNTSEEGMAHFTIVEGQGDTTPPTVTASLSGDKDSAGNYLDVATVTLTATDADSAVASVEYQLDGGAWTRYSAPVAVTGAGAHMVHFRATDAAGNTSPEGMSSFTVVKRDTTAPVVSASVAGTQDADGNYVGKATVTVTASDPGSGVAAVEYKVDGGAWTAYAAPVPVTAAGAHTVGYRARDVAGNASAEGSVAFTVVAGGDTTAPSVSLQVTGKQDGGWNYVGQATVSVAASDAESGVGLVEYKLDSGAWTRYPAPVVVPALGAHTVRARATDVAGNVSAEVAGTFTVVAASPPPDACPNSDTRDTVVIGGIDSQVENIDTGNGCTLNDVIDETAEYASHDRFVQHVKAVTQELVGNGVLSSGDRNRIVTAAIESDIGGPPAATPARPDAKKRL; from the coding sequence ATGTCCCCACGACTGATCGCCGTGCTGCTGACGGCTTTTCTCGCCCTGCTCGGGCTGGCCACCCCCGCGGTGGCGGCGCCGGTCCAGACGCTGACCTGGACCGGGAACAACAGCACCACCGAATACGCGTCCGCGCCGACCGGCGCGCTGCCCGGCGAGACCACCATCGTCTTCGAGAACAGCGAAGCCACCGGCAACACGACCGGGATGTCGCACACGCTGACGTTCGACACCTCGACGCCGGGCTACAACCACGACGTCTCCCTCAACATCCTGGCCAACCCGTTCGACCCGCAGAACGGCCGGCACGAAGCCGTCGTGACGCTCACGCCGGGCAAGTACCGGTACTTCTGCACCATCCCCGGCCACACCGCGATGGTTGGGGAGTTCGTGGTCTCCGACGGCACCGGGGACACCACGCCGCCGGTCGTGACCGCCGCGGTGGCGGGGGACCGCGATCCGTCGGGCAACTACATCGAGTCGGCCACGGTCTCGCTTTCGGCGACCGACGCGGGCTCCGGGGTGGCTTCGGTCGAGTACCAGCTCGACGGCGGCGCGTGGACGGCGTATTCGGCGCCGGTGGTGGTCACCGCGGTGGGCATGCACATGCTGCACCACCGGGCGACCGACGTCGCCGGGAACACGTCCGAAGAGGGGATGGCGCACTTCACGATCGTCGAGGGGCAAGGCGATACGACGCCGCCGACGGTGACCGCGTCTCTCTCGGGGGACAAGGATTCCGCGGGCAACTACCTCGACGTCGCCACGGTCACCTTGACGGCGACCGACGCCGATTCCGCGGTCGCTTCGGTGGAGTACCAGCTCGACGGCGGTGCTTGGACGCGCTATTCGGCGCCGGTCGCGGTGACCGGGGCGGGCGCGCACATGGTCCACTTCCGGGCGACCGACGCCGCGGGGAACACGTCACCGGAGGGCATGTCCTCCTTCACGGTGGTCAAGCGGGACACGACGGCGCCGGTGGTCTCGGCTTCCGTGGCCGGTACGCAGGACGCCGACGGCAACTACGTCGGCAAGGCGACCGTGACGGTGACCGCTTCCGACCCGGGTTCCGGGGTCGCCGCGGTGGAGTACAAGGTGGACGGTGGGGCGTGGACCGCCTACGCCGCACCGGTTCCGGTGACCGCGGCGGGCGCGCACACGGTGGGCTACCGCGCCCGTGACGTCGCCGGGAACGCGTCCGCGGAGGGTTCGGTCGCGTTCACCGTGGTCGCCGGCGGGGACACCACCGCGCCGTCGGTCTCCCTCCAGGTCACCGGCAAGCAGGACGGCGGCTGGAACTACGTGGGCCAGGCGACGGTTTCCGTCGCGGCTTCCGACGCGGAGTCCGGGGTGGGCCTGGTGGAGTACAAACTGGACAGTGGCGCGTGGACGCGGTACCCGGCACCGGTGGTCGTGCCCGCGCTGGGCGCGCACACCGTCCGCGCGCGGGCCACGGACGTCGCCGGCAACGTGTCGGCGGAGGTGGCGGGCACGTTCACGGTGGTCGCGGCCTCGCCACCACCGGACGCGTGCCCGAACTCCGACACCCGCGACACGGTGGTGATCGGCGGAATCGACAGCCAGGTGGAGAACATCGACACGGGCAACGGCTGCACGCTCAACGACGTCATCGACGAGACCGCGGAGTACGCCTCGCACGACCGGTTCGTGCAGCACGTGAAGGCGGTGACCCAGGAACTGGTGGGCAACGGCGTCCTGTCGTCAGGCGACCGCAACCGCATCGTGACGGCGGCGATCGAGTCCGACATCGGCGGCCCGCCCGCGGCGACCCCCGCCCGCCCGGACGCGAAGAAGCGCCTGTAG
- a CDS encoding ThuA domain-containing protein codes for MRKRWFGRRGALVLAIGSVLAAGAPLITMPVAQAAPAAVNVPVNVLVFHGAAADQKDPVLRAADAIARLGTDNGITVTASSDPAVFSAANLARYRGVVYLSAQGITLSRDQEGALQAYMKAGGGFLGISDAARAQDSSQWFTGLIGARPIGARPTPEAVAAVTASGENPPNETKEKLADNNENTKWLTFATTGWAAYKMAAPVAVSSYSLVSANDFPGRNPKNWTLQGSADGATWTDLDTRANEVFTDPFQTRTFTFANTTAYANYRLNITANAGEPIIQLADLKLFKDTSTTPPPPEPAPQQAVVDVLDAQHPATAGLPQNWTRTDRWLNWETNPVGTVHTVAQVEEKGYNPGVGANGAFHPISWCRDYDGGRSFYTGMGRTEGSYGEDQFRKHLLGALRWTTGMVRGDCQAGIAANYKVERLTGKNAAGQLDQIGEPHGLTIAPDGKVFYIGKAACPTGPVVSWDDPNVGLGCGTIHQWDPVTKKVKLLTTLRVMGNRGSGDELVKNEEGLLGITLDPKFTENGWFYAYWMPHESIDRDKRIGKRTISRFTYNATAQTIDQATRKDLLSWDVQIHSCCHAGGGMAFDKDGNLYVGSGDNNSSGGSNGYSGNNWTLDYKGLSFQDARRTAGNTNDLGGKILRIHPEANGTYTIPAGNLFPNGPADKTRPEIYVMGVRNISRLQIDPVHNWMTAGWVGPDASSPSPELGPAKYETATIITEAGNHGWPYCMGNRQPYRDRSSTNAAELTGWYDCDNPVNTSPRNTGLVNLPPIKDNMIWYSPDGGGPVFPKRPGSSIPTYVAADATYTQPYLRGGGQAVMSGPTYHRSLVNTNSGVAWPAYWDNKWFIGDESNAQNRVAVTVDPAGVPTHQPPVFAETFRQIIPGGSGDTRVQSWMDAKFGPDGALYVLDYGNGFFSLDANQKLLKISYTGGAPTPAPAATSTMVQNKALTAAFTGSKSGGVSYRWEFGDGSVSTQADPRHTYPRTGIFTAKLTVTYANGEAVTTRTAVNVGCVVADPSPVVTLGDSITKVVNRNAGGGCTVDDFIDDEGVWTTHAAFVNHVGQATETLSDLGVLNDAEVAELNAAAEASPIGKPGTTGYEALFDGTAASLRAWEQAPSGQFALQPDGSIRAGGGLGMLWYAQRQFGDFSVKVQFKDIAPEGYRANSGVFVRFPDPRTPLDQRPPGSCGTVGSARTSQAWVAIYCGHEIQIYDGDTGEPQKTGSVYNFDPRPLDQAGARPKGTWNEYEIKVVGQHYTMIRNGVVINEFDNTPGQQSSRAGDPPTDLRQFVSGFIGLQNHSDNDLIEFRNIRVRQL; via the coding sequence ATGAGAAAACGGTGGTTCGGAAGGCGCGGGGCGCTCGTGCTCGCCATCGGCTCGGTCCTGGCGGCCGGGGCCCCGCTGATCACGATGCCGGTGGCGCAGGCCGCGCCCGCCGCGGTGAACGTGCCCGTCAACGTGCTGGTCTTCCACGGCGCGGCGGCGGATCAGAAGGACCCCGTGCTGCGCGCGGCCGACGCGATCGCGAGGCTGGGCACGGACAACGGCATCACGGTGACGGCGTCTTCGGACCCCGCCGTGTTCAGCGCCGCGAACCTGGCCCGCTACCGCGGTGTCGTCTACCTGTCCGCACAGGGCATCACGCTCAGCCGTGACCAGGAAGGCGCGCTGCAGGCGTACATGAAGGCCGGCGGCGGGTTCCTCGGCATCTCCGACGCCGCCCGCGCACAGGACTCGTCCCAGTGGTTCACCGGCCTGATCGGCGCGCGGCCGATCGGGGCGCGGCCCACGCCCGAGGCGGTCGCGGCGGTGACGGCGAGCGGGGAGAACCCGCCGAACGAAACCAAGGAAAAGCTGGCCGACAACAACGAGAACACCAAGTGGCTGACGTTCGCCACCACCGGCTGGGCGGCCTACAAGATGGCGGCGCCGGTCGCGGTCAGCAGCTACTCGCTGGTGTCGGCGAACGACTTCCCGGGCCGGAACCCGAAGAACTGGACCCTGCAGGGCTCCGCCGACGGGGCCACGTGGACCGACCTGGACACGCGGGCGAACGAGGTGTTCACCGATCCGTTCCAGACCCGGACGTTCACCTTCGCCAACACCACGGCGTACGCGAACTACCGGCTGAACATCACCGCGAACGCCGGTGAACCGATCATCCAGCTCGCCGACCTCAAGCTGTTCAAGGACACCTCGACGACCCCGCCGCCGCCCGAGCCGGCGCCGCAGCAGGCCGTGGTCGACGTCCTCGACGCGCAGCACCCGGCCACCGCCGGGCTGCCGCAGAACTGGACGCGCACCGACCGCTGGCTCAACTGGGAGACCAACCCGGTCGGCACCGTCCACACGGTCGCGCAGGTCGAGGAGAAGGGCTACAACCCCGGGGTCGGCGCGAACGGCGCGTTCCACCCGATCTCGTGGTGCCGCGACTACGACGGCGGCCGCTCCTTCTACACCGGCATGGGCCGCACCGAAGGGTCCTACGGCGAAGACCAGTTCCGGAAGCACCTGCTCGGCGCGTTGCGCTGGACGACCGGGATGGTGCGCGGCGACTGCCAGGCCGGGATCGCCGCGAACTACAAGGTCGAGCGGCTGACCGGCAAGAACGCGGCCGGGCAGCTCGACCAGATCGGCGAGCCGCACGGGCTGACCATCGCCCCGGACGGCAAGGTGTTCTACATCGGCAAGGCCGCCTGCCCGACCGGGCCGGTCGTCAGCTGGGACGACCCGAACGTCGGCCTCGGCTGCGGCACGATCCACCAGTGGGACCCGGTCACCAAGAAGGTCAAGCTGCTCACGACGTTGCGCGTGATGGGCAACCGGGGCAGCGGCGACGAGCTGGTCAAGAACGAAGAGGGCCTGCTCGGGATCACGCTGGACCCGAAGTTCACCGAGAACGGCTGGTTCTACGCCTACTGGATGCCGCACGAGTCGATCGACCGCGACAAGCGGATCGGCAAGCGCACGATCTCGCGGTTCACCTACAACGCGACCGCGCAGACGATCGACCAGGCGACCCGCAAGGACCTGCTGTCCTGGGATGTGCAGATCCACAGCTGCTGCCACGCCGGCGGCGGCATGGCGTTCGACAAGGACGGCAACCTCTACGTCGGGTCCGGGGACAACAACTCCTCGGGCGGCTCGAACGGCTACTCGGGCAACAACTGGACGCTCGACTACAAGGGCCTCTCGTTCCAGGACGCGCGCCGCACGGCGGGCAACACGAACGACCTGGGCGGCAAGATCCTGCGGATCCACCCGGAGGCCAACGGGACGTACACCATCCCGGCGGGCAACCTGTTCCCGAACGGGCCGGCGGACAAGACGCGCCCGGAGATCTACGTGATGGGCGTCCGCAACATCTCGCGGCTGCAGATCGATCCCGTGCACAACTGGATGACCGCGGGCTGGGTCGGTCCCGACGCGTCCTCGCCGAGCCCCGAACTGGGCCCGGCGAAGTACGAGACGGCGACCATCATCACCGAGGCGGGCAACCACGGCTGGCCGTACTGCATGGGCAACCGGCAGCCCTACCGCGACCGCAGCAGCACGAACGCGGCCGAGCTGACCGGCTGGTACGACTGCGACAACCCGGTCAACACCTCGCCGCGCAACACGGGCCTGGTGAACCTGCCGCCGATCAAGGACAACATGATCTGGTACTCGCCGGACGGCGGCGGGCCGGTCTTCCCGAAGCGGCCGGGCTCGTCCATCCCGACGTACGTCGCGGCGGACGCCACCTACACCCAGCCGTACCTGCGGGGCGGCGGCCAGGCGGTCATGTCCGGGCCGACGTACCACCGCTCGCTGGTCAACACGAACAGCGGCGTGGCCTGGCCGGCGTACTGGGACAACAAGTGGTTCATCGGCGACGAGTCGAACGCGCAGAACCGGGTCGCGGTGACCGTCGACCCGGCCGGCGTGCCGACGCACCAGCCGCCGGTGTTCGCCGAGACGTTCCGGCAGATCATCCCGGGCGGCTCGGGTGACACCCGGGTGCAGAGCTGGATGGACGCCAAGTTCGGGCCGGACGGCGCGCTGTACGTCCTGGACTACGGCAACGGGTTCTTCTCGCTCGACGCCAACCAGAAGCTGCTGAAGATCAGCTACACCGGCGGCGCGCCGACCCCGGCGCCCGCGGCGACGTCGACGATGGTGCAGAACAAGGCGCTGACGGCGGCGTTCACCGGGTCGAAGTCCGGCGGCGTGTCCTACCGCTGGGAGTTCGGCGACGGCTCGGTGTCCACCCAGGCCGACCCGCGGCACACCTACCCGCGCACGGGGATCTTCACCGCGAAGCTGACCGTGACCTACGCGAACGGTGAAGCGGTGACGACCCGGACCGCGGTGAACGTCGGCTGCGTGGTGGCCGATCCGAGCCCGGTGGTGACGTTGGGCGACAGCATCACGAAGGTGGTCAACCGCAACGCCGGCGGTGGCTGCACGGTCGACGACTTCATCGACGACGAAGGCGTGTGGACCACGCACGCGGCGTTCGTCAACCACGTCGGGCAGGCCACCGAGACGCTCTCCGACCTCGGGGTGCTGAACGACGCCGAGGTGGCCGAGCTGAACGCGGCGGCGGAGGCGTCGCCGATCGGGAAGCCGGGCACGACGGGGTACGAGGCGCTGTTCGACGGCACCGCCGCGTCGCTGCGGGCGTGGGAACAAGCGCCGTCGGGGCAGTTCGCGTTGCAACCCGACGGGTCCATCCGGGCCGGTGGCGGGCTGGGCATGCTCTGGTACGCCCAGCGGCAGTTCGGCGACTTCTCGGTGAAGGTGCAGTTCAAGGACATCGCACCCGAGGGGTACCGGGCCAACAGCGGCGTCTTCGTCCGCTTCCCGGATCCGCGGACACCCCTGGACCAGCGGCCGCCGGGCAGCTGCGGCACGGTCGGGTCGGCGCGGACGTCGCAGGCGTGGGTGGCCATCTACTGCGGCCACGAGATCCAGATCTACGACGGCGACACCGGCGAACCGCAGAAGACCGGGTCGGTCTACAACTTCGACCCGCGCCCGCTCGACCAGGCGGGCGCGCGGCCGAAGGGAACGTGGAACGAGTACGAGATCAAGGTCGTCGGGCAGCACTACACGATGATCCGCAACGGCGTGGTGATCAACGAGTTCGACAACACGCCGGGCCAGCAGTCGTCGCGCGCGGGTGACCCGCCGACCGACCTGCGGCAGTTCGTCAGCGGGTTCATCGGGCTGCAGAACCACAGCGACAACGACCTGATCGAGTTCCGCAACATCCGGGTGCGGCAGCTGTAG
- a CDS encoding multicopper oxidase domain-containing protein produces MRVSRRSMLAGTAAGVLVPAVGMADSAFAAGLNRQITIYAEALPGGLYGYGLEPGKATIPGPLLEIYEGDTLEIELVNRTDQRLSIHPHGVNYDTGSDGAPLNASFNKPGETRTYTWKTRARYDAGGGFWMPGNAGYWHYHDHAMGTDHGTAGLARGLYGGLIVRKRGDLLPSRQYTVVFNEMMINHKMAPDTPILEARLGERVEWVCIGYGSLPHTFHLHAHRWADTRTGMLSGAADNAATVDNKNLDPGSSFGFQVIAGEGVGPGAWMYHCHVQTHSDGGMVGLFLVRNADGSLPDGAQEAIDRFKLHDHSGHDMSPDGRTHA; encoded by the coding sequence ATGCGAGTGTCACGTCGGTCGATGCTGGCCGGAACCGCCGCGGGCGTCCTCGTGCCCGCGGTCGGGATGGCCGATTCGGCCTTCGCGGCGGGCTTGAACCGCCAGATCACCATCTACGCCGAAGCCCTGCCCGGCGGCCTCTACGGCTACGGCCTCGAACCGGGCAAGGCCACCATCCCCGGGCCGCTGCTGGAGATCTACGAGGGCGACACCCTCGAGATCGAACTGGTCAACCGGACCGACCAGCGGCTGTCGATCCACCCGCACGGCGTCAACTACGACACCGGGTCCGACGGCGCCCCGCTCAACGCGTCGTTCAACAAGCCGGGCGAAACCCGGACCTACACGTGGAAAACGCGGGCCCGGTACGACGCGGGCGGCGGGTTCTGGATGCCGGGCAACGCCGGCTACTGGCACTACCACGACCACGCGATGGGCACCGACCACGGCACCGCCGGCCTCGCCCGGGGGCTCTACGGCGGGCTGATCGTGCGCAAGCGCGGCGACCTGCTGCCCAGCCGGCAGTACACCGTCGTGTTCAACGAGATGATGATCAACCACAAGATGGCGCCCGACACGCCGATCCTCGAGGCCCGCCTCGGCGAGCGCGTCGAGTGGGTCTGCATCGGGTACGGCAGCCTGCCGCACACGTTCCACCTGCACGCGCACCGCTGGGCCGACACCCGCACCGGGATGCTCAGCGGCGCCGCTGACAACGCTGCCACCGTCGACAACAAGAACCTCGACCCCGGCAGCTCCTTCGGCTTCCAGGTGATCGCCGGCGAGGGCGTCGGGCCGGGGGCGTGGATGTACCACTGCCACGTCCAGACCCATTCCGACGGCGGGATGGTGGGCCTGTTCCTGGTCCGCAACGCCGACGGCAGCCTGCCCGACGGGGCGCAGGAAGCGATCGACCGGTTCAAGCTGCATGACCATTCCGGGCACGACATGAGCCCGGATGGACGGACGCACGCATGA
- a CDS encoding TIM barrel protein, producing MCGHEAEQHSRRTFLNVATAALTVGAAAIALPGSADATQARQRIPLDKISIQLYSLRSLLQNDPEGTLSALADIGYRKVELAGTYGRSAAEFRAILDRNHIEASSTHVGIDGDLNQTIADAKVLGNRSVVVPYANFGTIAEWEAFAGRMNTAAVAFKKAGLKLGYHNHDHEFAPIGGVVPYDVLTAKTDKRLVHLEIDLFWAVNGGADPVELFRRNYPRVRQYHVKDRTADGQMVDPGAGVINFPRIFAASCHNIGEYIVEHDQPTDPLNTAKVGFEYLRTVRF from the coding sequence ATGTGCGGTCATGAAGCTGAGCAGCACTCCCGACGGACGTTCCTGAACGTGGCGACAGCGGCCCTCACGGTGGGGGCGGCAGCGATCGCGCTACCCGGTTCCGCGGACGCCACCCAAGCCCGGCAGCGCATCCCGCTCGACAAGATCAGCATCCAGCTCTACTCCCTGCGGTCGCTCCTGCAGAACGATCCCGAAGGCACGCTGTCCGCGCTGGCCGACATCGGCTACCGGAAGGTCGAGCTGGCCGGCACCTACGGCCGCAGCGCCGCCGAGTTCCGCGCCATCCTCGACCGCAACCACATCGAGGCCTCCTCGACGCACGTCGGCATCGACGGCGACCTGAACCAGACGATCGCCGACGCCAAGGTCCTCGGCAACCGCTCCGTCGTCGTGCCGTACGCGAATTTCGGCACCATCGCCGAGTGGGAGGCGTTCGCGGGCCGCATGAACACCGCCGCGGTCGCCTTCAAGAAGGCCGGCCTGAAGCTCGGCTACCACAACCACGACCACGAATTCGCCCCGATCGGCGGCGTCGTGCCCTACGACGTGCTCACCGCGAAGACGGACAAGCGGCTCGTGCACCTGGAAATCGACCTGTTCTGGGCGGTGAACGGCGGCGCGGACCCGGTCGAGCTGTTCCGGCGCAACTACCCGCGCGTGAGGCAGTACCACGTCAAGGACCGGACCGCGGACGGGCAGATGGTCGACCCCGGCGCGGGTGTCATCAACTTCCCGCGCATCTTCGCCGCGTCCTGCCACAACATCGGCGAATACATCGTCGAGCACGACCAGCCCACCGACCCGCTGAACACCGCCAAGGTCGGGTTCGAGTACCTCCGCACCGTGCGTTTCTGA
- a CDS encoding sugar phosphate isomerase/epimerase family protein: protein MSRPVTLFTGQWADLPFTEVCKLAADWGYDGLEIACSGDHFEVDRALAEPDYVPARLALLAEHGLKVWAISNHLVGQAVCDDPIDARHRAILPSRIWGDGEPEGVRQRAAAEMADTARAAAKLGVDTVIGFTGSKIWKYVAMFPPVTRDDIDDGYADFARRWHPILDVFDEVGVRFAHEVHPSEIAYDYWTTKRALEAVDHRPAFGLNWDPSHFVWQDLDPVGFILDFADRIYHVDCKDTRKRFDGRNGRLGSHLAWADPRRGWDFVSVGHGDVPWEDCFRALNSIGYTGPISVEWEDAGMDRLRGAAEAVKYLREHLFDQPSAAFDAAFSNQR, encoded by the coding sequence ATGAGCCGTCCCGTCACGCTGTTCACCGGCCAGTGGGCGGACCTGCCGTTCACGGAGGTCTGCAAGCTCGCCGCCGACTGGGGTTACGACGGCCTGGAAATCGCTTGCTCGGGCGACCACTTCGAGGTCGACCGCGCGCTGGCCGAGCCGGACTACGTGCCGGCGCGGCTGGCGCTGCTGGCCGAGCACGGCCTCAAGGTGTGGGCGATCTCCAACCACCTCGTCGGGCAGGCCGTCTGCGACGACCCGATCGACGCCCGGCACCGCGCGATCCTCCCGTCCCGCATCTGGGGCGACGGCGAACCCGAGGGCGTCCGGCAGCGGGCGGCGGCCGAAATGGCCGACACCGCGCGGGCCGCCGCGAAGCTCGGCGTGGACACCGTCATCGGCTTCACGGGGTCGAAGATCTGGAAGTACGTGGCGATGTTCCCGCCGGTCACGCGCGATGACATCGATGACGGTTACGCGGACTTCGCCCGTCGCTGGCACCCGATCCTCGACGTCTTCGACGAGGTCGGCGTCCGGTTCGCGCACGAGGTCCACCCGTCGGAGATCGCGTACGACTACTGGACGACCAAGCGCGCGCTCGAAGCCGTGGACCACCGGCCGGCGTTCGGGCTGAACTGGGACCCGTCGCACTTCGTCTGGCAGGACCTCGACCCGGTCGGGTTCATCCTCGACTTCGCCGACCGGATCTACCACGTCGACTGCAAGGACACCCGCAAGCGCTTCGACGGCCGCAACGGACGGCTCGGCTCGCACCTGGCCTGGGCGGATCCGCGGCGGGGCTGGGACTTCGTGTCCGTCGGCCACGGCGACGTCCCGTGGGAGGACTGCTTCCGGGCGCTGAATTCGATCGGCTACACCGGCCCGATCTCGGTGGAGTGGGAAGACGCCGGGATGGACCGGCTCCGTGGCGCGGCGGAGGCGGTGAAGTACCTGCGCGAGCACCTGTTCGACCAGCCGTCGGCGGCTTTCGACGCGGCTTTCAGCAACCAGAGATGA
- a CDS encoding Gfo/Idh/MocA family protein — translation MSPARETIGIGMVGHAFMGAVHSHAWRSVHRFFDPPLVPRLAVLGGRDEARAKAAADKFGWEAVETDWRKLVERDDVGLVDVCTPGDSHAAIAIAALEAGKHVLCEKPLANSVAEAEAMAEAARRARDRGVRSMVAFNYRRVPALAHARKLVASGALGEIRHVRSAYLQDWLSDPEAPMTWRLRRESAGSGALGDLGAHIVDAAQFVTGELITGVSALTNTFVKQRPAENGGTDDVTVDDTALFLARLSGGAVATFEATRFALGRKNAMRLEVNGSKASLAFDFEAMNELQWYEGTGTEAGFRRILVTEPQHPYVGAWWPPGHLLGYEHTFTHEVADLLDAIGAGTDPAPSFDDGLRVQRVLDAVEQSAAADASWTAVEEGK, via the coding sequence ATGAGCCCGGCACGGGAAACCATCGGGATCGGGATGGTGGGCCACGCGTTCATGGGTGCGGTGCATTCGCACGCCTGGCGCAGCGTCCACCGGTTCTTCGACCCACCGCTGGTGCCGCGACTCGCCGTCCTCGGCGGCCGGGACGAGGCCCGGGCCAAGGCCGCGGCGGACAAGTTCGGCTGGGAGGCCGTCGAGACGGACTGGCGGAAGCTCGTCGAGCGCGACGACGTCGGCCTGGTCGACGTCTGCACGCCGGGGGACAGTCACGCGGCGATCGCGATCGCCGCGCTGGAAGCAGGGAAGCACGTGCTGTGCGAGAAGCCGCTCGCCAACTCGGTCGCCGAGGCCGAAGCGATGGCCGAGGCGGCCCGGCGGGCCCGTGACCGCGGGGTCCGGTCCATGGTCGCGTTCAACTACCGCCGGGTGCCCGCGCTCGCGCACGCCAGGAAGCTGGTGGCGAGCGGGGCGCTCGGCGAGATCCGGCACGTGCGGTCGGCGTACCTGCAGGACTGGCTGTCCGACCCGGAAGCGCCGATGACCTGGCGGCTCCGCAGGGAATCCGCCGGGTCGGGGGCGCTCGGCGACCTGGGCGCGCACATCGTCGACGCGGCCCAGTTCGTCACCGGCGAGCTGATCACCGGCGTCTCGGCGCTGACGAACACCTTCGTCAAGCAGCGGCCCGCCGAGAACGGCGGGACGGACGACGTGACGGTCGACGACACCGCGCTGTTCCTCGCGCGGCTGTCCGGCGGAGCGGTGGCGACCTTCGAAGCGACCCGGTTCGCGCTGGGCCGCAAGAACGCGATGCGGCTGGAGGTCAACGGCTCGAAGGCGAGCCTGGCGTTCGACTTCGAGGCGATGAACGAACTCCAGTGGTACGAGGGCACCGGCACCGAAGCCGGGTTCCGCCGCATCCTCGTCACCGAGCCGCAGCACCCGTACGTCGGCGCGTGGTGGCCGCCGGGCCACCTGCTCGGCTACGAGCACACGTTCACCCACGAGGTCGCGGACCTGCTGGACGCCATCGGCGCGGGCACCGACCCCGCGCCGAGCTTCGACGACGGCCTGCGTGTCCAGCGCGTGCTGGACGCCGTCGAGCAGAGCGCGGCGGCCGATGCGTCCTGGACCGCGGTGGAGGAGGGGAAATGA
- a CDS encoding substrate-binding domain-containing protein, translating into MAEQPFLGRRGFLLGGAAVGAGALLAGCTSNTPANSESNAPVANAGNNAQPGKPVTIGFSAPAADHGWIAAITKNAKAQAQKFSEVKFNATEGTNDVNQQISQVETLINAKVDVLVILPFDGKALTSVGQQAMDAGIPVINLDRVFDTPLAYRTWIGGDNYRMGVNAGNYIAAELKKKNVANPVIGEVAGIDSLPLTQERSKGFADALGRSGFKVGPRVSAQFTSESGEQQTANLLQGAPKLDALWNHDDDQGIGVNAAIDTAGRKEFIMVGGAGSKNMMNLIKADSSPIKATVLYSPSMASTAVALARLLGQAKGIGDLAEHDIPAEITTYSAVVTKENVDQYLDVGFDS; encoded by the coding sequence ATGGCCGAACAACCTTTCCTCGGCCGCCGGGGATTCCTGCTGGGCGGGGCCGCCGTCGGCGCCGGCGCGCTGCTGGCCGGCTGCACGTCGAACACACCCGCGAACTCGGAGTCCAACGCGCCGGTCGCCAACGCCGGGAACAACGCCCAGCCGGGCAAGCCGGTCACCATCGGCTTCTCCGCGCCGGCCGCCGACCACGGCTGGATCGCGGCGATCACCAAGAACGCCAAGGCGCAGGCGCAGAAGTTCAGCGAGGTGAAGTTCAACGCCACTGAGGGCACCAACGACGTCAACCAGCAGATCTCCCAGGTGGAGACGCTGATCAACGCCAAGGTCGACGTGCTGGTGATCCTGCCCTTCGACGGCAAGGCGCTGACCTCGGTCGGCCAGCAGGCGATGGACGCGGGCATCCCGGTGATCAACCTCGACCGCGTCTTCGACACGCCGCTGGCGTACCGGACGTGGATCGGCGGCGACAACTACCGGATGGGCGTCAACGCGGGCAACTACATCGCCGCCGAGCTCAAGAAGAAGAACGTCGCCAACCCGGTCATCGGCGAGGTCGCCGGGATCGACTCGCTGCCGCTGACCCAGGAACGCAGCAAGGGCTTCGCGGACGCGCTGGGGCGCAGCGGCTTCAAGGTCGGCCCGCGGGTCTCGGCGCAGTTCACGTCGGAGTCCGGTGAGCAGCAGACCGCGAACCTGCTCCAGGGCGCGCCCAAGCTGGACGCGCTGTGGAACCACGACGACGACCAGGGCATCGGCGTCAACGCCGCGATCGACACCGCGGGCCGCAAGGAGTTCATCATGGTCGGCGGCGCCGGCTCGAAGAACATGATGAACCTGATCAAGGCCGACTCGTCGCCGATCAAGGCGACCGTGCTCTACAGCCCGTCGATGGCCTCGACGGCGGTCGCGCTCGCCCGGCTGCTCGGGCAGGCCAAGGGGATCGGCGACCTCGCCGAGCACGACATCCCGGCCGAGATCACCACGTACTCCGCAGTGGTCACCAAGGAGAACGTCGACCAGTACCTCGACGTCGGCTTCGATTCCTGA